A genomic segment from Conger conger chromosome 2, fConCon1.1, whole genome shotgun sequence encodes:
- the LOC133121967 gene encoding somatostatin receptor type 5 — translation MEPLERLDWAPFPSELNRSAVPPNGSVNVTGQSMPFQGESTMVTAVISLTVFIIGLTGNTLAIYVVLRYAKMKTVTNIYILNLAVADELYILGLPFLTTQNVLSYWPFGSFLCRVVMTADSINQFTSIFCLTVMSIDRYLAVVHPIKSTKWRRPRVAKAINATVWSLSFVVVLPVIVFSDVQDQFNTCNMNWPEPKAVWSTAFILYTAILGFFGPLLVICLCYLLIVVRVKSAGVRAGFTKRRKSERKVTRMVVIIVVVFVLCWLPFFIINMVNLVFILPENSLMAGVYFFAVILSYVNSCANPLLYGFLSDNFKQSFRKVLCIHKANGVEDGDPSQPRTEKTTTHDTFLSPRNHDFNGPVQNSQGIQLEPCGASKEELQSPGPAVIDQSTL, via the exons GGGGGAGAGCACCATGGTGACGGCGGTCATCTCCCTCACCGTCTTCATCATCGGCCTGACGGGCAACACGCTGGCCATCTACGTGGTCCTGCGCTACGCCAAGATGAAGACCGTCACCAACATCTACATCCTCAACCTGGCGGTGGCCGACGAGCTGTACATCCTGGGCCTGCCCTTCCTCACCACGCAGAACGTGCTCTCCTACTGGCCCTTCGGCTCCTTCCTCTGCCGCGTGGTCATGACCGCCGACTCCATCAACCAGTTCACCTCCATCTTCTGCCTGACTGTCATGAGCATCGACCGCTACCTGGCCGTGGTGCACCCCATCAAGAGCACGAAATGGCGGCGGCCCCGCGTCGCCAAGGCGATCAACGCCACGGTGTGGTCGCTCTCCTTCGTGGTGGTGCTGCCGGTGATCGTCTTCTCCGACGTGCAGGACCAGTTCAACACCTGCAACATGAACTGGCCGGAGCCCAAGGCCGTCTGGTCCACCGCCTTCATCCTCTACACGGCCATCCTGGGCTTCTTCGGCCCGCTGCTGGTCATCTGCCTGTGCTACCTGCTCATCGTGGTGCGGGTGAAGTCGGCGGGCGTGCGGGCGGGCTTCACCAAGCGGCGCAAGTCGGAGCGCAAGGTGACGCGCATGGTGGTGATCATCGTGGTGGTCTTCGTCCTGTGCTGGCTGCCCTTCTTCATCATCAACATGGTGAACCTGGTCTTCATCCTGCCCGAGAACAGCCTGATGGCCGGGGTCTACTTCTTCGCCGTCATCCTGTCCTACGTCAACAGCTGCGCCAACCCGCTCCTGTACGGCTTCCTGTCCGACAACTTCAAGCAGAGCTTCCGGAAGGTGCTGTGCATCCACAAGGCCAACGGCGTGGAGGACGGCGACCCCAGCCAGCCGCGCACCGAGAAGACCACCACGCACGACACCTTCCTCTCCCCGAGGAACCACGACTTCAACGGGCCCGTGCAGAACAGCCAG GGCATCCAGCTGGAGCCCTGCGGCGCCTCCAAGGAGGAGCTTCAGTCACCAGGCCCCGCTGTGATCGACCAATCCACGCTATAA